TTGACAATTTGGAGCTGCGACaactcatcaccatcttTTTTACGTGCCATGTACTTTGGCCAGCTCACCTGGGATATCAACACTCTTTTAAATCTACAATGATAGCCCCGTCGTCCCCAATTACCTTCCCAGCGAGCTCGTCTCCTGTCAAAGCCAAGAGACCTCGCCCAGCAGAACCACCGAAGCAGCACAAGCCCCGCGTTCTTGCTGGATTCCTCGCAGACGACGATTcagacgaagacgacaatGACGAAACTACACAACAGCCGTCGCCGAAGCGGCGAATGTTGGACTACGATACCCAGAATTCCGAAGTAACCGCGCATGATGGCAACGAGCCTCAAGAGACAACGCCCCCAGAGAGCCAACCGCCCCAGGAGTCggaggaagaagcagaaCGCTATGATCGTCTCTTTGGAACCCAAGCCACGCAAGTCTTCCCTTCTCAGCCAACACAACCCTTGCCCGATTTTCTTCAGGATGACGAGTTCGTTCCCGCCCTCTACGGCATGTCAACATGCTCCGGAAAAACAATCCCGATCCGCGAGCGCAAACCTACCGAGTCCGTTTCCTACGCAGCAATGGTAGCGGCACGGTCCCGAACAAAAGAAGGCCGCGCAAAGAAGAGCTATTTTGGTATCGACATACACAATCTCATGGACAAGGCCGCTCAGGAGCTTGCGAAGCCAcggaagaagatgacggcgCCCATTGCGCCCCCTGTACATCCAGACGAGCCACTGCTGTCCGTTGAACCCCAAGCGCAGCCGAAAAAGCAACGGCGGACACTTCTCTGGACCGAGAAATACAGAGCCCGGAACTTTATGGACCTCGTTGGCGATGACCTGACAAATCGTCAAGTGCTACGCTGGCTCAAGAAATGGGATCCAATCGTCTTTCCTAACACAGCCAAAACTCGTCCTTCTGCTCGccgtcaacagcagcaacaaggtcaggaagaggaggaacggTTGCACCGCAAAATTCTCGTGCTCCATGGTCCACCAGGTCTCGGCAAGACGACGCTGGCACACGTGTGTGCCCGGCAGGCTGGATACGACGTTCTCGAGATCAATGCAAGTGACGACAGAAGCAAAGATGTAGTCAAGGGGCGCATCCGGACAACCTTGGGAACCGAAACAGTCAGAACTCTtgagaacaagaaggcgGGAGAGACCGGGAAAAGAGACAAGATTGCGCGGCCAATCTGTGTGgttgtggatgaggtggacGGCGTGGTTTCTGGATCCGGAgcaggtggtgaaggagggttTGTTAGGGCGCTTATTGATCTTGTCACTACCGATCAGAAGAATTCTTCGGgacagggaggagggaagaagaagaaaggggACGATTTCCGCCAGATGAGGCCGCTCATCCTGATTTGCAACGACGTCTATCATCCTTCTCTTAGGCCACTCAGACAATCTGGTTTGGCAGAGGTTATCCATGTGGGGAAACCCACTGTTGAAGCCGTGGTGACCAGGTTGAAGGGTGTTttcgagaaggaggggattcCCTGTGACCGGGATGCCGCACGAAAGCTATGTGAGGCTGCTTGGGGAATGACCAGTGGGCAAGATGTTCGGAAGGGTGCAGAAAGTACGGCCGAGGGCGATTTGAGAGGtgtcatggtggtgggagaatGGGTTGCCGGAAGGCTCAAAGCAACCTCAAAACAAGCCACACCTTCTCTTACCCGACAATGGATAGACCAAAATGTCATTCAAGATCTAGctcatggaggaggaggcgccaGAGGCATTGGTCGCGGCGGCGTCAGAGAAATCGTCAACCGCATCTTCCAAGAAGGCGCTGGCTTCCCTAAACAGAgcctccccgccgccgcgaAGAAGAATGCTCTTCACGAGCAACCGCAGGCCCAGCTAGGCATCTCTGAACAAACCAAGAAATATGCCATGTCTCGCCTGCGTGAGATGATTGACACAAGCGGTGAGGTTGACCGGATCATGACAGAGATCTTCCTTGAATACCCCAACCGCGACTTCAACGACGACTCCTTCCTGACCAAGCCCGACATCGCCTACGAATGGATGCACTTCCACGATATCTGCTCCTCCCGCATTTTCTCGGCCCAAGAGTGGGAGCTAGCGCAATACATCTCCCAACCCGTCCTGGCATGCCACCACCTCTTTGCCTCCGCGCGTCGTCACCAGCCGGCTGCGCACGAAAGGAAATGGGGTGAAGACGACCCCAACGAggcacctcccctccccttctccggCCCCAGGGCCGACTACGAGGCGCGCGAGGCAGAAAAGCTCAACCGCGCCATCCTCCAGGGGATCCAGGACTCTTTACCGCCCTCACTATCACGATCCTTCCGCAGCCCAGAAGACATCGCCACCGATTTCCTTCCTTATCTCGTTCGCTTGGTGTCACCAGATGTAAAGCCTGTCGTTATTGGGGGGAGCGACAAGACCGGTTCCATCGCGAGCGTCAGACGAGAGGGCGAAAAGGCCATGGTGAGAAGAGCAGCCAACGTGCTGGCCGAGGTTGGGATTCAGTTACACAAAGGCAAGATTGAAGACGGTAGCGGCGGGTTGGTGGGCAGGACGACGTGGGTGTACCGGATGGAGCCGTGAGTtttgcccctttttcttgGCCCCACTTTTACCACAGTACACGCTGACATTTTGATACAGAGACTTGGATACCTTGGCCACCTTTGAGACGGCGTCTGCCTCCCAGTTCCTTTTTTCCCAAGCACCACCGACACGATATGCCGTCCGCCAAGTGTTGGATcaggagctggccaagacgaTTGCCGCAAGAGAAACAGCCTCTCGCCAGGCACGGCTCAGAGCCGGCGGCGGTATCATCCCCCATAttgatgacaacaacaaggaaAATACCCCTGATCATCTACAAAAGCTGGAGATGTTAAAGCAGCAGGACAAGATAGCAGTCAAGAAGGACTTTTTCGGGAGGATTATTGTGCCTAAGCCGGTGTTGAAAGATTCAAGTGGGAATGGAACAAAAAATACAGGGGCCgatggggaaaagaaggacaGGGTTTGGGTTACGTATCATGAAGGGATCAATAATGCTGTGAGGAAGCCGATAAGTTTGGAGGagtttttgagggggtttTAGAAACTGTTGATATGCATACTGTTGTTGCTTGTTTACTGTACTTTTGAATGTTGTGCAAGCAGAGCGGTGCATAGCAGGCATGTAGCGTTAGGACTTCAGAGATTCTTGAAAGAAAGGCCTACACGTAGCTGCCTTAGTGGCCCTTTGCACATTTGCATTGCATAGGAGTCTCTTTTCATATACCAAGCGGGTGCAATTTGTCACAAAATTGCCGAGCTACCTCACATCTACATCTACAAATCTAGTGAAGCCCTAATGAGCTCCATAtaacaagaagaaaaaaagacgcaagaaaagaaactACAAGTAAGATtacccccaccaccatgggcCTCAGTATTACGTTGTCTGACGTATCACTAACCCCAGCTCGCCAACAAATGTGACCATTCACCTTTCCTCCACTCCCCTAGAACGACATTGCACCACTGGCAAATCACCAAGGCCATCCATCTTTtctccactccctctccacccagTCAACTTTCTGGTCTTCAAATTGCGGTCGCCTTGCCCATTCCAACATTCGGTCCGCAAAAccctatttttttttttttttgagtCCGTCCCAGTCTCCGGGATCTGCCAGGAACCCGAACAGAGAACTAACGGGTCCGCCAAAAGAGAGGTCGTCATGTCCGGTACCCGTGAAAATAATCGAACGCTTTTAACCACTGCAACTCGCTTTGCTCTTTCAGTCTGTCGTCTCCTGTAGTCGGTCCTAGGATCCACTCGCCACTCCTGGTCAGCCAGCTGATGTCGCTATCAACATCCACGACCTCCAGCAGGACCAGCCGTTCTTCGGAATGGAGCTTTCTTATGAGAACCACCCCATCCTTTGGCGTAAGTAATGGCCTTTGTGATCAAGCGTTTTGTCGGGTCAAGGTTGTAATGGTCATCTAAGAACATCCCCCAGTCGTCTTCAAAGACCAAATAATCTTGGGCCCGCAGAGCTCTAAGCAAAGACTATCCCCGTAGGGATACTCGCGGGGAGTGGACGCTGTGAAGACCACGGGTAGAATGCTGTGGAAGGGCTGGTTGTCTGGGTTTGGAGTCCAGCCATGGATCAATGGTCTTCGGAGAGTGGGAATACCAGAGACGAGTGTCGAAGGGGACTTTGGTTGACCACGAATTTAAAGTTTTGGCTCAAGTTGTCCACTTCCGGGTTGAACCTGACAGCTGCGTTCTGGAGTTCAACTTCGCAATTATGCAGAAGTGAAGTGTGAAATCTTCTGCAAACGTGAGCCCGAGCTTCTCTCGACACATGGTACAGGACCGAAGGTTGACGAACATGCCAACCAACTCGCGGACGGTAGTTGGTCCCCGGCCGGCGCAGAATCTTGAGCACATTCGCTCTCAATTCGTCGCGGGTCGTCCATGCCCAGGTATTACTCTCTGGATTGAAGCGCTCCTTTTTGCCGAGGAGGTTCCGGCCCATGATGTCTGCCCCAACCAAGCGCGACTTGTCGCTGCCTTCCAAAGACATGAATTCGTCCCAAGCTCGGGCGCGGGTCTCGCCGGATAGATGCCGAAATCGACCAAAGCTAAGAGCCACTTCCGTCGAAGGCATTTGTGTTTCGGCGGAAAGGCCTAAATCACAGTAATTATAGAGTTCGACATGAGTAACACGCCTTTCTTCATATATCGTGCTGCGTCATGGTGGCGGACGTAGGGGGCTTACCGTGTGTTCTCAAGGCTGTGATTCAAAGTTAACAAGGCAGGAGCCAGGGCCTTACTCTAGCTTGTAATCTGTCAGCTCCTGTCTCTCCAGGATAAGAAAAGTCTCCCGAGCCGGGTCGGGCACTCAGGTGTGGCATTGAATATTTCGATTGAATTCTCGTGGCCTAAATGCGGGCGGAAGTATGGCGTATCGCAAGGGGACCCAACTGCATAATAAAtgaataaataaataaacgGCATTGAAGCcaatgaagaagaagaatatCGATCCAAATGCGGATTTGTTCCTCTTACACGGCCTCGGAGCTGACGCTGTTCCCATTCTCCGTTCCAGAGACACAACCTCGTACCATGAAATTGTATCCTCTCACCGCTTCAGCCGCCGGCTTGACTTTATGACGCGATTTGACACCAGTCGCCATATACGTGATAGCATTTAGCACCACTAATTTGAAAGAAGAGGAATTTCCAACGTAAACACGTCACTGATCTAGAACATGCCGCAGGCTGAGAGCAGCGTATCAAACACAAACGCTACCACGGGCTAAGGGGCGTTTGAATTATGTCGAAACACTGATAAGGTGCCCAGTCAACAAAATCATGAACCTCACTCTACGAGATAACTTGTCTCAACTGCTCCTTCGCCAAACCGACACGTTCATGATGACGAATCAGAGGGAAAAGAATCAGGGAACCAGCATATGTGGGGAGATCTGCCATAAAGATGGTCACGTGGACTATGTAACGAACTTGGAGAAAACAGTACAGAGCCAAACTGATGAACCTGTGATGACAAGTTCGGGATGAAATACAGAGAAGCAGAAGTGAGTCCAGCACACTGTAAGTCGAATGTCCATTCTGTCTTTTGGGGCCTTTGGTGATCCTCAGCTTCGTTCCAAGAAATTAACATACCCCGAGTACCTCCTCGGCGATCAAGATTCAACATGGACAGGGAACAGAGGTGGAACTAGAGAACAAATGCCGGACCCACAGGTGTTCGCCGATGTGGAAGCTCCACAGGGTGAAGGTCCCCGTTGTTCGGCTGGCAGTTCCAGAAACAATGGGCTCCGGGAGCAAGGGTCTCCTGCACAACCGAGTTTCTGTTCGGCGagtggtgaaggggaagctGAGATCCGGGATGTCGAGAAAAACGAAGGGCGGCTCGTGGCTTGGGGCCAAAAGGGGATGATCGCCGCAAGCTCATGCCAGTGGTGGTTAAAACAGGATATCAGCGAAAACATCCAGACCAATCAGTGGGTTACCGTATACTAGCCAGAGGGAACTGTGGAGTGGTGAAAGCCTGTTGGCCCTTGGGCACAAACTGAAGTAGCAGTACCCATGTTGTAAGTAGAGATATAAATATACATGGGCCGCATGAGCCCGAATCTCAGCATGTACACAGAAAGAACCATATTCGAGAATTCCAAACTTGGGCAACTGTCCCACTACCCTCACTTGACCAAACCGACCTCAACCAATCAAtaaccccatcaaccctccCGCCGCAAACGTCGCCCCGACCGTCAAAAAACTCGACATCGACAGCAGTGAAATCCCCGAGATGCCATGCCCAGATGTGCAACCCCCAGCCATCCTCGACCCCAAGATCATCAAGAATCCACCCACCGCCGCGCTCAAGGGACTGACAACCACATCCGTCACCTCACCAAACTTGGGGGCACCGTGCGACAGGAAATACGACCCAACAATAACACCCGCAGAGAACAGCATGTTCCTGTACTTCTCCGGCACCAGCTTTCCACCAAGCATCCACCCGCCGACTTCCTCATACGAAGTAGACATGCCGACCAGGCAACCCCTGACAACCAAGCTCAGCAGCTGCGCTCCGGCAATCAACATCCCGCCGTAATAAGGAGGGATCTTGGCTTCTGGGCCAACTTCGGTGAATTTGGCTGCGGCAATAACGATGCCGACAAACATGGCCTCCAACGCAAGCAACAAAGTCCCCTTGCTGACCCCCAGAACCTCGTGGACTGTTgcttttggtgatggtgatgccgagCCAgcctttggtggtgttggacaTTGGGTGAGCAGTGGCTTCAGGAACCCTGACCAAACTACACCGGCAAGGGAGGCACCGGCGAAGGCGTACACTCCTGACTTGACACCTACTCCCAGCTGGGCGAGGACTGTGCCGGGGCAGGCGCCGGAGAGCATCATTCCTGAGCCGAGGAGGATACCGCCTAGGATGTTGCCGTCGTAGGGGCCGAACAGCCCGAGGCTGGAGGCGGCACGGGGGACGAGGTTCGGATGGTTCGGTTGGAGGGCTTGGGCTATTGAGACGGTGGCTCTGAGGGGGTGTTAGCTTGAGATGTGAGGAGAGTGACGAAACCAGGAGTAGACGTACGCTGAACCGGCAGCCGCGGTGAGGAACGTTTGGATCATGTGGAAGTTGGTGAAGTTGAGTTGTGAGATGATGACCGAAGGTTGGAATACTCCTGATGCTGTCAAGGCGGCACCAAAGGCGGCGCctgtgaggagggtgttgatttCTGACATTGCTCCTGTTTGTTCGGTTTGTTGTCCCTGTGAGCGAGAAGCACTTTCAGTTGGTGTGTTTGATGGCAAAAGTGATGAAGATTCGCCCGGCTGATTGTGACTTGGGAGAGAAGACGACATTGGGATGGAATGATCTTGAGATGACGAGCTAGAAATATTATACTGTTATGTTATGTCTGTGCCCTGGTCCAGGCGGGTCTGTTCTTTAATATCGGCGGTTCGTTCACTCTGCGGGCTTCGGGGAACAGTCTTAACGGCGGCGGACGGACGTTCAGAAGGGTGGGATAGTGGGGTATCAACGAACGTCACCTCTTCggccaccacaccaccatcccaacctGCGAAGTTGCTGCAGGGCATAGCTTCAACGCAGGGGGCCAGCCTTGGTGGCGTGGGCATGCCATCCTGCCAGATGATTACGAATCCATCAGCGAATCGTGGGTAACTGTCAAAGCATCAACATGAGATGTTTGGTCAGTGGAGCACCTTTGCCATGACAGCTTCAACGTTACCGAGCTGACCGACACCTTCCGAGAACATGTCTATTTTGGTCAATGCAGGGACAAAATCCCGATCACAACCGTTGCCAACACGTGGGACTTTACCGGCTTCCAGAGCGAGCGAACCAGCAGTGCCCAGGCATGACGCACTGAGACAGCTTTTCCGCCGGGGACCAACCAGGGCACCGGGTGCTTCGAGAAGCAAAAGCAAAGCTGGGATTTCTTTGTGGGAAGAGGTGGTCGCCGATCGTGCACAGGCCACCCGGCGCGGGAACCGCATATCGGGGTCCAGTGAGTCTCAACCCCGGCCGCCCCCGAGAATCCGGGGCTCGGCAGTGGGCCCCTAGGTCATATCTTATCCCCGGAGCTGACAAGCCTATGGCGTTCACATCGGCGAGCTGCATAAGCAATTGTTTCAGAGGCAGTGCAGTATATGAAACGGCATCCGGGCTTGGGTAGCTGTGAACTTGAGGTCCCCGACCCCAATGTTccattgtcatcatcaccgataTTCATGCATTACATCGACGCCGTTTTATGTCAACAATTATCCCTGCTGTACTACGGGATGGCGGCTTTACGCCTTGTGATCTCACTCAGGACCTCAAGAGGATGTCACGATGTATTGAAGTTGATCCCCGACCATGTACATGACGGGACACATGCCCTTGCCTGGTCCCCGGCTCAGAGCCCTTCTCATGGAGCGACCCGGTGCTCCCGAATCTCGGTCGTCTGGAGTTCTTCTTGTATGACGGTCGAAAGCTACGTCGGCGATTAATCCTCAGCCTGATGTTAGAATAAACTTGTCACAAATAAAAGCCAGAGGTGACTGCCCACCAGTTCATCCATTCTATTTCATCCAACCATCGTACTACAAATTATCCGAACACTCAACATGGCATCTCCGATTGTCCACCCCATCTTTGAGCCTGTCACGGGCACCTGGCAATACATTATTGCTGACCCGTCCACccttgccgccgccatcatcgaccCCGTGCTTAATTTTGAACCCGCCCGCAATACCGTCTCCACGGCCACTGCTGATTCCTTGCTCGATATCGTCGTCCAGAACAACTACAAAGTTGGTTATCTTCTCGAGACACATACCCATGCAGACCATCTGTCTGCTTCCCGGTACCTCCAGCTCAAGCTCGCGCAATCAACAAACCCGAAAACAGGGATTGGCAAGCGCATCGTCCAGGCCCAAACCACATTTGCCCAGAAATACGGAGTCGAACAATCCGAACTCGAAGATGTTTTCGATTTTCTTTGGGAGGATGACCAGAC
This genomic stretch from Podospora bellae-mahoneyi strain CBS 112042 chromosome 1 map unlocalized CBS112042p_1.2, whole genome shotgun sequence harbors:
- the ctf18 gene encoding Chromosome transmission fidelity protein 18 (EggNog:ENOG503NUFN; BUSCO:EOG09260N2T; COG:O) — its product is MIAPSSPITFPASSSPVKAKRPRPAEPPKQHKPRVLAGFLADDDSDEDDNDETTQQPSPKRRMLDYDTQNSEVTAHDGNEPQETTPPESQPPQESEEEAERYDRLFGTQATQVFPSQPTQPLPDFLQDDEFVPALYGMSTCSGKTIPIRERKPTESVSYAAMVAARSRTKEGRAKKSYFGIDIHNLMDKAAQELAKPRKKMTAPIAPPVHPDEPLLSVEPQAQPKKQRRTLLWTEKYRARNFMDLVGDDLTNRQVLRWLKKWDPIVFPNTAKTRPSARRQQQQQGQEEEERLHRKILVLHGPPGLGKTTLAHVCARQAGYDVLEINASDDRSKDVVKGRIRTTLGTETVRTLENKKAGETGKRDKIARPICVVVDEVDGVVSGSGAGGEGGFVRALIDLVTTDQKNSSGQGGGKKKKGDDFRQMRPLILICNDVYHPSLRPLRQSGLAEVIHVGKPTVEAVVTRLKGVFEKEGIPCDRDAARKLCEAAWGMTSGQDVRKGAESTAEGDLRGVMVVGEWVAGRLKATSKQATPSLTRQWIDQNVIQDLAHGGGGARGIGRGGVREIVNRIFQEGAGFPKQSLPAAAKKNALHEQPQAQLGISEQTKKYAMSRLREMIDTSGEVDRIMTEIFLEYPNRDFNDDSFLTKPDIAYEWMHFHDICSSRIFSAQEWELAQYISQPVLACHHLFASARRHQPAAHERKWGEDDPNEAPPLPFSGPRADYEAREAEKLNRAILQGIQDSLPPSLSRSFRSPEDIATDFLPYLVRLVSPDVKPVVIGGSDKTGSIASVRREGEKAMVRRAANVLAEVGIQLHKGKIEDGSGGLVGRTTWVYRMEPDLDTLATFETASASQFLFSQAPPTRYAVRQVLDQELAKTIAARETASRQARLRAGGGIIPHIDDNNKENTPDHLQKLEMLKQQDKIAVKKDFFGRIIVPKPVLKDSSGNGTKNTGADGEKKDRVWVTYHEGINNAVRKPISLEEFLRGF
- a CDS encoding uncharacterized protein (EggNog:ENOG503P2NU; COG:S), which codes for MSSSLPSHNQPGESSSLLPSNTPTESASRSQGQQTEQTGAMSEINTLLTGAAFGAALTASGVFQPSVIISQLNFTNFHMIQTFLTAAAGSAATVSIAQALQPNHPNLVPRAASSLGLFGPYDGNILGGILLGSGMMLSGACPGTVLAQLGVGVKSGVYAFAGASLAGVVWSGFLKPLLTQCPTPPKAGSASPSPKATVHEVLGVSKGTLLLALEAMFVGIVIAAAKFTEVGPEAKIPPYYGGMLIAGAQLLSLVVRGCLVGMSTSYEEVGGWMLGGKLVPEKYRNMLFSAGVIVGSYFLSHGAPKFGEVTDVVVSPLSAAVGGFLMILGSRMAGGCTSGHGISGISLLSMSSFLTVGATFAAGGLMGLLIG